The Flavobacteriales bacterium genome contains the following window.
TGTACGCCCCTGCAGGTTGCGGAGGGCAAAGCACATTTTTCAAGTGCGCGCAAACGCATCCACCGCCTATGTTTCCCCAGGTGCTAGCTGCCTGTGACACGTGCATCAGCATCCCGGACACCTTGGGCAACGTGCAGTACGTGGCGCACGATGGTCCCTACTGGATCAATACCATGGCCTGTCCGGCACTGAACCCTGGCGGCCCAGGCCCTTTCAAGATCTGCACAGACCACAGCACAGTCAATCAGGTTCTTGACTACGGTCCCTGTTGCAACAACAAAGGCTGCCGGATTTCCGGCGCCGTGCCACCTAGCTGCGATTGCCCATGAAAGCCTGGATCACATATCTGAACGCGATTGCGCTGCTATTGAGCGTTGTTGCACGCGCTCAAGCTCCCACCCTTTTCTACGCCCAGGAACAAACTCGCGACAGCGTACGCCTCGATTTCAGTCCAGGGCCGGTTGTGGTCGATTCCACAAACTTCACCGCTGGCATTCACGCCGGGTCCCATCTCTTGTGCGATCCTGCCACGGGCGATATACTGTTCGCCTCAACCATTTCCGGCATCCTGGACGCCAATGGGACGACACTGCTCAATGGCAACACCGTCAACGGCGGCTTCGTCATACCACGACCATCGTCCATCTCGACCTACTACGTATTAACCTGGACGTACGACAACCAGACCAATACGTTCGGCCTGGTGTATTCGGAGGTGGACTTGGCTGCGGAAGGTGGTACGGGAGCGGTGGTTTTGCCGTCAGCAAGGCCCTTGGCCGAGGGCCTCGGCATCCTCTTTTTCGGACTTTCCAGCCCCGATGGTTCGGCGCATTGGATTTTTGTAAGCAAGGTGAACACGACTGAGTTGCTTCGCTTCAAGGTCAGCGCCCTCGACGGCTTCCAGGAAGAGCCGGACACAGTGCAGATCAGTGGCGTGGTGAACTTGGGAGGGGCCAATGCTTCGGTATCCCATACGAACTCGAGGGTATCCATCATCAAGGCTGTGTCGAACGATGGAGTATTGGTGCTCGACGCGGACCCCTTCAACGGCACCTTGTCGAACCCTCGTTCAATCCTCGGCAGCGCAACCAGCTTGGACGGAGCCTCGGCGTTGAGCAGCAACGGCGAGGTGCTGTACGTGTCCAGTTCCGCTTACGGGTTGCCAAGGTTGTGGCAATACGACCTAACGCAATCTGATGAACAAAGCGTTATGGCCACTGAACTTGGGATTTCAGGATTAGACTCCGCCTTTGTCCTCCACACATACCCATTCCTCGGTTCTGATGGTCGTGTCTATATGACACATGACGATTGCGCGCAGGACGCCGCGAGTTTCATGTCCTACTTGGAATCCCCCAATACTCTGGGACAAGGCTGTGGTGCGAACTGGCGGGCGATCGGTCTTGGACCGTCGTATGATACGCCATGCTCGTATCACCCCACCGTGTTCTGGCCGTACATGGGTGCGGTTGGTATTGCGGAATGGAGTTCCGGAAGCGTCGCAACCTTGCAGGTGTTCCCATCCCCCGCTTCCAACGTCATCACCGTATCGCGCGGCTCGGCGCTGCGCGGCCCGGCACATCTGCACGTTTTGGATGAGCAAGGCCGGTTGGTGCACGACCAATCTTGGCCGAACGCCGTGCAAGCTGTTCCGCTCGATGTGTCCACATGGGCAGTGGGGGTTTATCATCTGCGTGCCCTATCGGATGAAGGGCAAATGGCCACAGGGCGCTTTGCGGTGCAGTAAAGCACCGATCGCAGAACGACCATGGAGGGGCCGTCCGGAGGGATCGGGCGGCCCTTCTGTTGTTTCGGACGGGTGTGGTCATGTGCTCCCTATGTACAATTGCCCGTTGAACACCACATTCGCATCCCCATGGGCACGACATGTCCCGCCGAAGCGGGATGAGCGCATGGACACATGAGCACATGAAGAAGCCCATCCACCCGCCCGGTGCTGCCAAGCCGCTGGCACCCTACACTCCTGCGATCGAAACGAACGGCTTCGTGTTCCTGAGCGGACAGATCGCATTGAAGGGCGATAGCGGTGACCTGGCCATGGGCAGTATCGAAGAGGAGACCACGCAGGTGATGGAGAACATCGGCCTGTTGCTCCGCGCAGCCGGGCTCGGTTACGACCACCTGGTGAAGGTGACCATCTTCCTCAGCGACATGGCGCACTACCAAGCCGTGAACACCGTTTACGGATCGTATTTCAAGGCGGCGCCCCCCGCCCGTGAAGCCGTTGCGGTGAAAGGGCTACCACGCGGGGTGAACGTGGAGATCAGTGGGGTCGCAAGCCGGGACTGAATCAGCGTTGCCGGTTCGTCTTGCGCCATCGGGCGTGCCCCCCTTTCATGTCGACAACACGCCGGAATCCCTTCCTTTTCATACGTCGAGCGGCCAAGGGGCTGCGGTGACCGGTCTCGCAATACAGAAAGACCAGCTCATTGCGGTCCAAGTGCTCGACCATACGCCCGAACTTCAATGAGAAGTAGCTGTAGTTGACCGCCCCGTGCAGGTGCGACTTCCGATGCTCTGCCGGTGTCCGCACATCAATGATGATGTGGTCGGCGTTGCCCTTCAGCATGGCTGCATATTCAGCAGGGCCAAGCTTCTCGTAGCTGAAATCGGGGGTGCTCCGCACCGAGAAGCAGCCCGGAAGAACCAAGAGTGCAGACATGGCTCCAGCATGCAAGGGGTATCCCCGGCCAACCCAACCAAAGACCTTGTCCAGGCGGCTCAATTCAATCGTTTCAACTGGCTTCCGAATGCGGCTGTCATACCTACTGCCATGAGTGGACCGATAACGCCCAACTGGCTCCATGGCAACACCACCATGGGCAGGAAAATGCCGATGATCTGGGCTGCAGCGTACGTATAGAAGCCGCTCCGTTTCGCCCGCCAGATACCGATGGTGCCCACCAGCCTGACAAGTGTGCGCATGAAGAGCAATCCCAGCAGCAGCGCGCCGCTCGCATGCAACAGCGGCAGCATGATATCCATCTGGGCCAGGTCTTCCTCCGGCATGCCGCTGCGCATGGGCCCCAAGGCTTCCTCCGCCTTCGCGGCGAACTCATCGTAGGGCATGCGCCCCACCGCGCTCATGGCCAGCCATCCGATGCCATAGACCAGCAGGAAAGCGCCCGTGTTGATAAAGCTCAGGATACCCAGAACGGAAATGACACCGGGGCGTTCGGAGCTCCCTGCTCCATCGGGCTGGTATTGTGCTGGCATGGGTCCGGTGTTGTGCGCAAAGTAACCCGGCAAAGCCACTTCATTGAACGGCTACATTCGCCCCGCTCTTCGGGGCATCCAACAAAACATGAGCTACGACGTCATTGTTCTCGGCAGCGGCCCAGGCGGCTATGTGGCGGCCATCCGTGCCAGCCAACTCGGTTTGAAAACAGCGGTGGTGGAGCGCGAGGCGCTCGGCGGCATCTGCCTCAACTGGGGCTGCATCCCCACCAAGGCCCTGCTGAAGAGCGCGCAGGTGTTCGAGTACATCAATCACGCGAAGGACTACGGCATCACCGTTAGCGGCGGCAGCGCCGACATGAAGGCCGTGGTGCAGCGCAGCCGCGATGTGGCCAAGGGCATGAGCAACGGCGTGCAGTTCTTGATGAAGAAGAACAAGATCGACGTGATCATGGGCACCGGCATGCTGCAGCCCGGCAAGAAGATCGAAGTGACCGGCGCCGACGGCAAGAAGCAAGTGGTGGAAGGCAAGCACATCATTATAGCTACCGGCGCCCGCAGCCGTGCTCTGCCCAACCTGCCGCAGGACGGCAAGAAGATCATCGGGTACCGCGAGGCCATGGTGCTGGCCGGGCAGCCCAAGAGCATGGTGGTGGTGGGCAGCGGTGCCATCGGCAGCGAGTTCGCCTACTTCTACAATGCCATGGGCACCAAGGTGACCTTGGTGGAGTTCATG
Protein-coding sequences here:
- a CDS encoding RidA family protein — translated: MKKPIHPPGAAKPLAPYTPAIETNGFVFLSGQIALKGDSGDLAMGSIEEETTQVMENIGLLLRAAGLGYDHLVKVTIFLSDMAHYQAVNTVYGSYFKAAPPAREAVAVKGLPRGVNVEISGVASRD
- a CDS encoding rhodanese-like domain-containing protein — its product is MSALLVLPGCFSVRSTPDFSYEKLGPAEYAAMLKGNADHIIIDVRTPAEHRKSHLHGAVNYSYFSLKFGRMVEHLDRNELVFLYCETGHRSPLAARRMKRKGFRRVVDMKGGHARWRKTNRQR